The following proteins are co-located in the Vicia villosa cultivar HV-30 ecotype Madison, WI unplaced genomic scaffold, Vvil1.0 ctg.000422F_1_1, whole genome shotgun sequence genome:
- the LOC131628088 gene encoding uncharacterized protein LOC131628088 → MSSSNPNYRPYFGSMMSYSSQAPPYYSSTPMENENVPLVELDEFLEFSTQVTLGAMSSGQGATPNAEDSTPVRRKSPKWTTDQNLVLMSEKAPNDVLAKARELYSSGKSGHFLLIHVGKNIGSGSSGSKRVHESDASDSNSVGSSARPMGRDAAKKRVKKSKGAALESINEEWNEYKQFKEKELERLDKIAMRQEEANQLLKENIEAKKMKMFMKLSSKDHLDDQSKELLEKLGKDLFGN, encoded by the exons ATGTCGTCATCTAATCCAAATTATCGTCCATATTTTGGATCAATGATGTCATATTCATCTCAAGCACCCCCTTATTATTCTTCTACTCCAATGGAAAATGAAAATGTTCCGCTTGTTGAacttgatgaatttcttgaattttCTACACAAGTGACTCTTGGTGCCATGAGCAGTGGTCAAGGAGCCACTCCAAATGCGGAGGATTCAACTCCTGTTCGCCGAAAAAGCCCCAAATGGACCACTGATCAAAATTTGGTTCTAATGTCAGAAAAAGCCCCAAATGATGTATTGGCAAAAGCACGTGAATTATATTCAAGTGGTAAGAGTGGACATTTCCTTCTAAT TCATGTTGGAAAAAATATTGGATCTGGAAGTAGTGGATCTAAGAGAGTCCACGAAAGTGATGCAAGTGATTCCAACTCCGTAGGATCTAGTGCTCGCCCAATGGGGAGGGATGCAGCTAAAAAAAGGGTCAAAAAAAGCAAGGGCGCAGCCTTGGAATCGATCAATGAAGAGTGGAATGAATACAAACAATTTAAGGAGAAAGAGTTGGAACGATTGGACAAAATAGCCATGAGGCAAGAGGAGGCTAACCAATTGTTGAAAGAAAATATTGAGGCTAAGAAGATGAAGATGTTTATGAAGCTAAGTTCAAAGGACCATCTCGATGACCAGAGCAAAGAATTGTTGGAAAAGTTGGGAAAAGATCTGTTTGGAAATTAA
- the LOC131628105 gene encoding dihydroorotate dehydrogenase (quinone), mitochondrial-like yields the protein MAAWSSRKLLRDAFLKRGLLNRSSSVRGFSSSAPENAPKIGYYSKKGRLLTGATLGLVIAGGAYVSTVDEATFCGWLFSATKLVNPFFALMDAEVAHKLAVSAAARCWLPREKRPDPPILGLEVWGRKFSNPVGLAAGFDKNAEAVDGLLGLGFGFVEVGSVTPVPQDGNPKPRMFRLREEGAVINRCGFNSEGIVAVAKRLGAQHGKRKLDETSSTSNNEVKNGGKAGPGILGVNLGKNKTSEDAAADYVQGVHTLSQFADYLVINVSSPNTPGLRMLQGRKQLKDLVKKVQAARDEMQWGEEGPPPLLVKIAPDLSKEDLEDIAAVALALHLDGLIISNTTISRPDPVNINPVATETGGLSGKPLFNLSTNILKEMYTLTRGKIPLIGCGGISSGEDAYAKIRSGATLVQLYTAFAYGGPALIPQIKAELAECLERDGFKSILDAVGADCR from the exons ATGGCCGCATGGTCTTCTAGAAAGCTGCTCAGAGATGCTTTTCTCAAAAGAGGTCTTTTGAATCGAAGTTCAAGCGTCAGAGGTTTTTCTTCTTCTGCACCTGAAAATGCTCCTAAGATTGGTTATTATTCAAAGAAA GGAAGACTATTGACAGGAGCCACCTTAGGGCTAGTTATAGCTGGCGGAGCTTATGTGAGTACTGTGGATGAAGCTACTTTCTG TGGATGGTTGTTCTCAGCAACCAAACTCGTGAATCCTTTTTTCGCTTTGATGGACGCCGAGGTTGCGCATAAACTAGCCGTCTCAGCTGCAGCTCGTTGTTGGCTTCCAAGGGAGAAGAGGCCCGATCCACCAATCTTAGGGTTAGAGGTTTGGGGAAGAAAGTTCTCTAACCCAGTAGGTCTTGCTGCAGGGTTCGATAAAAATGCTGAGGCCGTGGATGGCTTACTTGGTTTGGGCTTTGGCTTTGTGGAGGTTGGTTCTGTTACTCCTGTCCCTCAGGATGGAAATCCAAAGCCTCGAATGTTCAGGTTGCGAGAAGAAGG CGCTGTTATAAATAGATGTGGCTTTAATAGTGAGGGGATTGTTGCTGTGGCAAAACGGTTGGGTGCTCAGCATGGTAAGAGGAAACTAGATGAAACTTCAAGCACCTCAAATAATGAAGTCAAAAACGGTGGAAAAGCTGGCCCTGGCATTCTTGGTGTTAATCTCGGCAAGAACAAGACTAGTGAAGATGCTGCAGCAGACTATGTTCAAGGAGTGCATACATTGTCCCAATTTGCTGATTATTTG GTGATTAATGTTTCATCACCCAATACCCCTGGCTTGCGCATGCTCCAAGGAAGAAAGCAATTGAAGGATCTTGTGAAGAAG GTTCAGGCTGCACGTGATGAAATGCAATGGGGTGAGGAAGGCCCTCCTCCATTGCTGGTAAAAATTGCACCAGATTTGTCGAAAGAAGACCTTGAAGATATTGCAGCA GTTGCCTTGGCTCTTCACTTGGATGGACTG ATTATATCAAATACAACTATTTCAAGACCAGATCCTGTCAATATAAATCCAGTGGCTACAGAAACTGGCGGCTTGAGTGGGAAGCCTCTCTTCAATCTGTCTACCAATATCTTGAAAGAGATGTATACTTTGACAAGG GGCAAGATTCCTTTGATTGGCTGTGGGGGCATTAGCAG TGGTGAGGATGCATATGCGAAAATACGATCTGGAGCTACTCTTGTTCAGCTCTATACAGCATTTGCTTATGGGGGACCCGCACTCATTCCTCAAATAAAG GCCGAATTAGCTGAATGCTTGGAAAGAGATGGTTTCAAATCCATCCTTGATGCAGTTGGTGCAGATTGCAGATGA
- the LOC131628104 gene encoding anthranilate synthase alpha subunit 2, chloroplastic-like, translated as MTMLKAISFTTPSFSNLSVSRSRSNFRPIRCTAQSLPLVDNAAKFLEASKNGNVIPLYRCIFSDHLTPVLAYRCLVKEDERDAPSFLFESAEPGLQISSAGRYSVVGAQPCMEIVAKKNMVTIMDHEEGLKTEEIALDPLVIPRRIMEKWKPQLIDDLPEAFCGGWVGYFSYDTMRYVERKKLPFENAPIDDRNLPDIHLGLYDNVIVFDHVEKKAFVIHWVRLDRYSSAEKALNDGMDRLETLVSRVHDIIAPRLPAGSIKLITSLFGPKLELSNMTNEEYKKAVLEAKEHILAGDIFQIVLSQRFERRTFADPFEVYRALRIVNPSPYMTYLQARGSILVASSPEILTRVKKRKITNRPLAGTVRRGKTPKEDIMLEKELLNDEKQCAEHVMLVDLGRNDVGKVSKPGSVQVEKLMNIERYSHVMHISSTVTGELLDGLTSWDALRAALPVGTVSGAPKVKAMELIDQLEVASRGPYSGGFGGISFSGDMDIALALRTIVFPTNTRFDTMYSYKDRNKRREWIAHLQAGAGIVADSDPADEQRECENKAAALARAIDLAESSFVDK; from the exons ATGACGATGCTGAAAGCCATATCCTTCACAACCCCATCGTTCTCAAACTTATCAGTTTCCAGATCCAGGTCGAACTTCCGTCCAATCAGATGCACCGCTCAATCTCTTCCTCTCG TTGACAATGCAGCGAAGTTTCTAGAAGCTTCGAAGAACGGAAACGTGATTCCGTTATACCGTTGCATATTCTCCGATCATCTAACTCCGGTTCTCGCTTACCGGTGTTTGGTCAAAGAAGATGAAAGAGACGCTCCTAGCTTTCTCTTTGAATCAGCTGAGCCTGGTCTTCAGATTTCCAGTGCC GGAAGGTATAGTGTGGTTGGAGCTCAGCCGTGTATGGAAATTGTGGCGAAAAAGAATATGGTTACTATAATGGACCATGAGGAAGGGTTAAAGACGGAGGAGATTGCGCTGGATCCTTTGGTGATTCCGCGGAGGATTATGGAGAAGTGGAAGCCTCAACTCATTGATGATCTTCCTGAAGCATTTTGTG GTGGTTGGGTGGGTTATTTCTCGTATGATACAATGCGCTATGTAGAAAGGAAGAAACTTCCATTTGAAAATGCTCCCATAGATGACAGAAACCTTCCTGATATTCATCTGGGCCTTTATGATAATGTCATTGTGTTTGACCATGTTGAAAAG AAAGCATTTGTGATTCATTGGGTTCGGTTAGATCGATATTCTTCTGCTGAAAAAGCCCTCAATGATGGAATGGACAGACTGGAAACTCTAGTATCTAGGGTGCATGATATAATTGC CCCAAGGCTGCCTGCAGGTTCAATAAAGTTAATCACTAGCCTCTTTGGTCCTAAACTGGAACTGTCAAACATGACAAATGAGGAATACAAGAAGGCAGTATTGGAGGCCAAGGAGCACATATTGGCAGGTGATATTTTTCAAATTGTGCTAAGTCAGCGGTTTGAGCGCCGAACTTTTGCAGACCCTTTTGAAGTCTACAGGGCACTGAGAATTGTTAATCCTAGTCCATACATGACATATTTACAG GCCAGAGGGAGTATCTTGGTTGCTTCAAGTCCAGAAATTCTTACGCGGGTGAAGAAG AGAAAAATCACCAATCGGCCTCTTGCCGGGACTGTTAGAAGAGGGAAAACACCGAAAGAAGACATCATGTTAGAGAAAGAACTTTTGAATGATGAAAAACAATGTGCAGAGCACGTAATGCTAGTTGATTTGGGGAGAAATGATGTTGGAAAG GTCTCAAAACCCGGATCTGTCCAAGTTGAAAAACTTATGAATATTGAACGCTATTCCCATGTTATGCACATAAGTTCTACA GTCACTGGGGAGTTATTAGATGGCTTAACAAGCTGGGATGCTTTGCGGGCGGCGTTACCTGTTGGTACAGTTAGTGGAGCACCAAAG GTTAAAGCCATGGAGTTGATTGATCAGTTGGAAGTGGCAAGCCGTGGGCCATATAGTGGCGGATTTGGAGGCATATCATTTTCTGGTGATATGGACATTGCCCTTGCTCTGAGGACCATAGTTTTCCCTACTAATACTCGTTTTGACACAATGTACTCCTACAAAGATAGGAACAAACGCAGAGAATGGATTGCCCATCTCCAGGCAGGAGCTGGAATTGTGGCTGACAGTGATCCAGCTGATGAGCAAAGAGAATGCGAGAACAAAGCTGCAGCCCTTGCACGTGCCATTGATCTTGCAGAATCTTCATTTGTTGACAAATGA